Proteins from a single region of Campylobacter concisus:
- a CDS encoding argininosuccinate synthase domain-containing protein: MKALALFSGGLDSMLSMKLISDQNIEVVALYMDTGFGVDEEKHEILRRRVALAGASLKVVDMRNEYLRDVLFNPKYGYGKQFNPCIDCHGYMFKTALNMLKSENANFIITGEVVGQRPMSQRRDALFQVKRLADDEDDLVLRPMCAKLLPPTKPEREGWVDREKLLDISGRDRKPQLALAKEFGFEDFATPGGGCLLTIESFAVKIKDYLNFDKEMRDIDVTWLKLGRHLRLPDGAKMIIGRDESDNNALLAHPNDKFDQVKFKESDDIVGAVSFISKNASKADKELAARLALAYTKASRENKFEVSIDSEKFSITPEDKSLAQNYFVK; the protein is encoded by the coding sequence ATGAAGGCTTTAGCTTTGTTTAGCGGAGGGCTTGATAGCATGCTCTCAATGAAATTAATAAGCGATCAAAATATCGAAGTGGTCGCACTTTATATGGATACTGGATTTGGCGTAGATGAAGAAAAACATGAAATTTTAAGACGCCGCGTAGCTTTGGCTGGGGCTAGCTTAAAAGTGGTTGATATGAGAAATGAGTATCTTCGTGATGTGCTTTTTAACCCAAAATACGGCTATGGCAAGCAGTTTAACCCATGTATTGATTGTCACGGATATATGTTTAAAACAGCTCTAAATATGCTAAAAAGTGAAAATGCAAATTTCATCATCACTGGTGAAGTCGTGGGTCAAAGGCCGATGAGTCAGCGCAGAGACGCACTCTTTCAGGTTAAGCGTCTAGCTGATGACGAGGATGATTTGGTGCTTCGCCCGATGTGTGCTAAACTTTTGCCGCCAACTAAGCCAGAGCGCGAGGGTTGGGTCGATAGAGAGAAGCTGCTTGATATAAGCGGGCGCGATAGAAAGCCGCAGCTTGCTTTGGCAAAGGAATTTGGCTTTGAGGACTTTGCAACGCCTGGAGGTGGGTGCTTGCTAACGATCGAGAGCTTTGCTGTGAAGATAAAGGATTATCTAAATTTTGATAAAGAGATGCGAGATATCGATGTGACGTGGCTAAAGCTTGGTAGGCATCTGCGCTTGCCAGATGGTGCAAAAATGATAATAGGCCGTGACGAGAGCGATAACAACGCTCTTTTAGCGCATCCAAATGATAAATTTGATCAAGTAAAATTTAAAGAGAGCGATGACATCGTGGGAGCTGTTAGCTTCATAAGTAAAAATGCTAGCAAAGCCGATAAAGAGCTTGCTGCAAGGCTTGCATTAGCTTATACAAAAGCAAGCAGAGAAAATAAATTTGAAGTTAGCATCGATAGCGAGAAATTTAGTATTACACCCGAGGATAAATCTCTAGCTCAAAATTATTTCGTAAAATAG
- the pepT gene encoding peptidase T, protein MDIVERFLNYTKFNTTTNKENGLKGVMPSNPTEYELAKFLKEELSSLGIKDIILQNNAILIAKIPANCENAQSIAFFAHLDTSSEQKNDTKAKIVKYTGGDICLNEEQGIYLKFSDNPELKKYVGDEIVVTDGTSLLGADDKAAIASIVNMASFFMQNPDIKHGKIVICFVPDEEQGLLGAKALDVNLLGADFGYCLDCCEIGELIYENWNAADCTMVFKGVSAHPMNAKGKLVNSLLLAHKFISLLPGGEVPECTEGKEGYFWVKELSGNSAKTTLKIDIREFDEVKFQKRLEFLSDMANSFNKIYGERCEITLKTRYENVFKFLKDENSLPIKLAKDAFSELNITPNIKPMRGGYDGAVISAKGVPTLNLFTGANNFHSIFEYLPVSSLKAASEVIKKIVINAAK, encoded by the coding sequence ATGGATATCGTAGAGAGATTTTTAAACTACACAAAATTTAACACCACAACAAATAAAGAAAATGGGTTAAAAGGTGTCATGCCTTCTAACCCAACCGAGTACGAGCTGGCTAAGTTTTTAAAAGAAGAGCTTAGCTCGCTTGGTATAAAAGATATCATCTTGCAAAATAATGCCATCTTGATAGCAAAGATCCCCGCAAACTGCGAAAACGCCCAAAGTATCGCCTTTTTTGCGCACTTAGATACAAGTAGTGAGCAAAAAAACGATACAAAAGCGAAGATAGTAAAATACACAGGCGGCGATATCTGCCTAAATGAAGAGCAGGGCATATATCTTAAATTTAGCGACAACCCAGAGCTTAAAAAATACGTTGGCGACGAGATAGTCGTGACTGACGGCACTAGCTTGCTTGGCGCTGACGATAAGGCTGCGATCGCTAGTATCGTAAATATGGCTAGCTTTTTTATGCAAAATCCTGATATAAAGCATGGCAAGATCGTGATCTGCTTTGTGCCTGATGAGGAGCAGGGCTTGCTTGGTGCAAAGGCGCTTGATGTAAATTTGCTAGGAGCTGACTTTGGCTACTGCTTAGACTGCTGCGAGATAGGCGAGCTAATATACGAAAACTGGAACGCGGCTGACTGCACGATGGTCTTTAAAGGCGTTTCGGCTCATCCGATGAACGCAAAGGGCAAGCTTGTAAATTCGCTACTTCTTGCGCATAAATTTATCTCTCTTTTGCCAGGCGGCGAAGTGCCAGAGTGCACCGAGGGCAAAGAGGGCTATTTTTGGGTGAAAGAGCTTAGCGGAAACAGCGCAAAAACGACGCTTAAGATCGACATAAGAGAATTTGACGAGGTAAAATTTCAAAAAAGGCTTGAGTTTTTAAGCGACATGGCAAATTCTTTTAACAAAATTTATGGAGAACGTTGTGAGATCACATTAAAAACACGCTATGAAAACGTCTTTAAATTTTTAAAAGATGAAAACTCACTTCCGATAAAACTAGCAAAAGATGCCTTTAGCGAGCTAAATATCACGCCAAATATAAAGCCGATGCGCGGCGGATATGATGGCGCTGTGATATCCGCAAAAGGTGTACCAACGCTAAATTTATTCACAGGGGCAAATAACTTTCACTCCATCTTCGAGTATTTGCCAGTTAGCAGTCTAAAAGCTGCGAGCGAAGTGATTAAAAAAATCGTAATTAACGCTGCTAAATAA
- the dcuC gene encoding C4-dicarboxylate transporter DcuC, with protein sequence METFKLIAAILGIAAVVALLVLKKETRTVLIGVGLVLCIIALKPMGALSAFTDYMTKAGLIKAICASMGFAFVMKYTMCDKHLVALLTKPLKNVGFILIPATTVLTYFINIAIPSAAGCSAAVGATLIPLLMASGIRPAMAGAAVFAGTFGGVLSPGSAHNVYVADLVKKTVEGYTVQDVIKVQIPSAFTALVIVVIALVIVAILLKDYQKNTNFTLESSAASEEKPLFKVNFIYAIMPLVPLVILVIGGTSLAKDYSFLAWTKMGVAEAMILGAIIAIFATLTNPQKITKEFFNGMGHAYADVMGIIIAAGVFVAGLKACGAVDVVIAWLKTDQSYVKFGGTFVPFIMGIVTGSGDAATFAFNEAVTTNAAALGFEQDKLGMAAAIAGALGRSASPIAGAAIVCAGIAMVSPVEIAKRTFLGMFVSVVAIAFFVI encoded by the coding sequence ATGGAAACATTTAAGCTAATTGCTGCCATTCTTGGCATTGCAGCTGTTGTGGCACTTCTTGTCTTAAAAAAAGAGACAAGAACGGTGCTAATAGGTGTTGGTTTGGTGCTTTGTATAATCGCACTAAAACCGATGGGGGCACTAAGTGCTTTTACTGACTATATGACTAAAGCAGGGCTTATAAAGGCAATTTGTGCCAGTATGGGTTTTGCGTTTGTTATGAAATACACGATGTGCGATAAACACCTTGTTGCGCTTCTTACAAAGCCACTTAAAAATGTGGGTTTTATCTTGATCCCCGCAACAACCGTGCTAACTTATTTTATAAATATCGCTATCCCTTCAGCTGCAGGATGTTCCGCTGCTGTTGGTGCAACGCTTATACCGCTTCTAATGGCTTCAGGTATCCGCCCAGCTATGGCTGGTGCTGCTGTTTTTGCGGGTACATTTGGTGGAGTCTTAAGCCCGGGATCGGCTCACAACGTCTATGTAGCTGATCTTGTTAAAAAAACGGTTGAGGGCTATACAGTTCAAGATGTCATAAAAGTGCAAATTCCAAGTGCATTTACTGCTCTTGTTATCGTAGTGATCGCATTAGTTATTGTTGCGATATTACTTAAAGACTATCAAAAAAATACAAATTTTACTCTTGAAAGTAGTGCTGCTAGCGAAGAGAAACCGCTATTTAAAGTAAATTTCATCTACGCCATTATGCCTCTAGTTCCACTTGTTATCTTGGTTATTGGCGGAACAAGCCTTGCGAAAGATTATAGCTTTCTTGCGTGGACAAAGATGGGCGTTGCTGAGGCAATGATACTAGGTGCCATCATAGCTATCTTTGCTACACTTACAAATCCGCAGAAGATCACAAAAGAATTTTTTAACGGAATGGGCCATGCTTATGCCGATGTTATGGGTATCATCATCGCAGCTGGTGTCTTTGTCGCTGGCTTAAAGGCATGTGGAGCCGTTGATGTGGTCATCGCATGGCTAAAAACAGATCAAAGTTACGTTAAATTTGGCGGAACGTTTGTACCATTTATCATGGGTATAGTTACAGGTTCAGGCGACGCTGCTACATTTGCATTTAACGAAGCTGTCACAACAAATGCCGCTGCACTTGGCTTTGAACAAGACAAGCTTGGTATGGCAGCAGCTATTGCTGGTGCTTTAGGTAGATCGGCTTCTCCGATTGCCGGTGCTGCTATCGTTTGTGCAGGCATTGCTATGGTTAGCCCAGTTGAAATCGCTAAAAGAACATTTTTAGGTATGTTTGTCTCTGTTGTAGCGATTGCATTTTTTGTCATCTAA